One segment of bacterium DNA contains the following:
- a CDS encoding 4Fe-4S binding protein encodes MWKIIHIVDCCSGCGECVEICPNGVWELIGNKSQPTNADECIGCGNCMESCPNDCIKIERS; translated from the coding sequence ATGTGGAAAATAATTCACATAGTAGATTGTTGTAGTGGATGTGGCGAATGTGTGGAAATTTGCCCTAATGGTGTATGGGAATTAATTGGAAATAAATCACAACCAACTAATGCAGATGAATGCATAGGCTGCGGTAATTGCATGGAAAGTTGTCCTAATGATTGCATCAAAATAGAAAGGAGTTAA